One Candidatus Eisenbacteria bacterium DNA segment encodes these proteins:
- a CDS encoding circularly permuted type 2 ATP-grasp protein, which yields MTIDWESYDPNGFYDDMMTGPGRPRDVGRVVARHLASLSTEEIRSRQEAAEAAIEEMGITFTVYSEGSNIDRAWPFDIIPRIISAREWAHTEAGLRQRLRALNLFIGDLYGDQKIVHDGVFPAELLAGSKNFRPQCIGIRPPFGAWANICGSDLIRDHHGDFYVLEDNLRVPSGVSYMLENRILTKRVFGELFAESSILPVADYPNQLFDMLGSISPRPGDFPEVVVLTPGIYNSAYFEHCFLAQQMGAELVEGSDLVVGDDDCVYMRTIDGLQRVDVIYRRIDDLFLDPEAFNPDSALGVRGLMRAWRKGNVGLANAPGAGVADDKVVYAFVPKIIKYYLAEEPILPNVPTYVCLYDDDRQYVLEHLPELVVKPANESGGYGMLIGPAASAAVHAEFAARIEADPRNYIAQPLVKLSTVPTVVEDHVEPRHVDLRPFILQGERMYVTPGGLTRVALRRGSTVVNSSQGGGSKDTWVIEGEI from the coding sequence ATGACGATCGACTGGGAGTCGTACGACCCGAACGGCTTCTACGACGACATGATGACCGGCCCCGGACGTCCCCGGGACGTCGGGCGGGTGGTCGCGCGCCACCTCGCGTCGCTCAGCACCGAGGAGATCCGGTCACGCCAGGAGGCCGCCGAGGCCGCCATCGAGGAGATGGGGATCACGTTCACGGTCTACAGCGAGGGCTCCAACATCGACCGCGCGTGGCCGTTCGACATCATCCCGCGCATCATCTCCGCCCGCGAGTGGGCCCACACCGAGGCGGGGCTCCGCCAGCGCCTGCGAGCGCTCAACCTCTTCATCGGCGACCTCTACGGCGACCAGAAGATCGTGCACGACGGGGTCTTCCCGGCCGAGCTGCTGGCCGGCTCGAAGAACTTCCGCCCGCAGTGCATCGGCATCCGGCCGCCCTTCGGCGCCTGGGCCAACATCTGCGGCTCGGACCTGATCCGCGACCACCACGGCGACTTCTACGTGCTCGAGGACAACCTGCGCGTGCCGTCGGGCGTGTCGTACATGCTCGAGAACCGCATCCTCACCAAGCGCGTCTTCGGCGAGCTGTTCGCCGAGTCGAGCATCCTGCCGGTCGCCGACTACCCGAACCAGCTCTTCGACATGCTGGGATCGATCTCCCCGCGGCCCGGCGACTTCCCCGAGGTCGTGGTCCTCACGCCCGGGATCTACAACTCGGCCTACTTCGAGCACTGCTTCCTCGCCCAGCAGATGGGCGCCGAGCTGGTGGAGGGCTCCGATCTGGTCGTCGGCGACGACGACTGCGTCTACATGCGCACCATCGACGGCCTGCAACGCGTCGACGTGATCTACCGGCGCATCGACGACCTCTTCCTCGACCCGGAGGCCTTCAATCCCGATTCCGCGCTCGGCGTGCGGGGGCTCATGCGCGCCTGGCGCAAGGGCAACGTCGGGCTCGCGAACGCGCCGGGCGCCGGCGTCGCCGACGACAAGGTCGTCTACGCGTTCGTGCCGAAGATCATCAAGTACTACCTCGCCGAGGAGCCGATCCTGCCGAACGTCCCGACGTACGTGTGCCTGTACGACGACGACCGGCAGTACGTGCTCGAGCACCTGCCCGAGCTGGTCGTGAAGCCGGCCAACGAGTCGGGCGGCTACGGCATGCTGATCGGCCCCGCCGCGAGCGCGGCCGTGCACGCGGAGTTCGCGGCGCGCATCGAGGCCGACCCTCGCAACTACATCGCGCAGCCGCTTGTGAAGCTCTCGACCGTCCCGACGGTGGTCGAGGACCACGTCGAGCCCCGGCACGTCGACCTCCGCCCGTTCATCCTGCAGGGCGAGCGCATGTACGTGACGCCGGGCGGCCTCACGCGCGTCGCGCTCCGCCGCGGCTCGACGGTCGTCAACTCCTCGCAGGGTGGCGGCAGCAAGGACACCTGGGTCATCGAGGGCGAGATCTGA
- a CDS encoding alpha-E domain-containing protein — translation MLSRVAERVYWMGRYLERAESTARLVNAYTTQVMDLPVGVEPGWKHLVDITGTNALFEQSYSRYDERSTIEFLVADPDHAGSIMSSLAMARENVRTTRDVLPTEAWEHANELYLYARANVEKAVGRKHRFFFLKNVIFRCQQIAGLLAGTMSQGPAYEFVCIGRNLERADMTTRIVDSAVFILMPRKAEPGEYDSILWVNVLKSLSAYQMYRQNVRNRVVAEEVVRFLLKDPQFPRAVCHTLAASAASLATFRRNAAALQSLARVQARVADADVRTMSLDGLHRLIDEVQSDLGDVHDQIRATWFTLDQPAQLQVQAQSA, via the coding sequence ATGCTGTCGCGCGTCGCCGAGCGGGTCTACTGGATGGGGCGCTACCTGGAGCGCGCCGAGAGCACGGCGCGGCTCGTGAACGCCTACACGACGCAGGTGATGGACCTGCCGGTCGGCGTCGAGCCCGGCTGGAAGCACCTGGTCGACATCACCGGCACCAACGCCCTGTTCGAACAGTCGTACAGCCGCTACGACGAGCGCAGCACGATCGAGTTCCTGGTCGCCGATCCGGACCACGCCGGCTCGATCATGAGCTCGCTCGCGATGGCGCGCGAGAACGTCCGCACGACCCGCGACGTACTGCCGACCGAGGCCTGGGAGCATGCGAACGAGCTCTACCTCTACGCGCGCGCGAACGTCGAGAAGGCGGTCGGCCGCAAGCACCGCTTCTTCTTCCTGAAGAACGTCATCTTCCGCTGCCAGCAGATCGCCGGGCTGCTCGCCGGCACCATGAGTCAGGGGCCCGCGTACGAGTTCGTGTGCATCGGGCGCAACCTCGAGCGCGCCGACATGACGACGCGCATCGTCGACAGCGCGGTGTTCATCCTGATGCCGCGCAAGGCCGAGCCCGGCGAGTACGACAGCATCCTGTGGGTGAACGTGCTGAAGAGCCTGTCGGCCTACCAGATGTATCGCCAGAACGTGCGCAACCGCGTCGTGGCCGAGGAGGTGGTCCGCTTCCTCCTCAAGGATCCGCAGTTCCCGCGCGCGGTCTGCCACACGCTGGCGGCGAGCGCGGCGTCGCTCGCGACGTTCCGGCGCAACGCCGCCGCGCTGCAGAGCCTCGCGCGCGTGCAGGCGCGGGTCGCCGACGCCGACGTCCGTACCATGAGCCTCGACGGGCTCCACCGCCTGATCGACGAGGTGCAGAGCGACCTCGGCGACGTCCACGACCAGATCAGGGCGACGTGGTTCACCCTCGACCAGCCCGCGCAGCTCCAGGTGCAGGCGCAGAGCGCCTGA
- a CDS encoding transglutaminase family protein, giving the protein MAIHVGIEHTTGYRYDRPVAHGPHLVRLRPAPHTRTPVHDYRLTIGGGPHRVYWQEDPFGNLLARVVFPEPMRTLTVTVDLVAEMTIINPFDFFVEAYAEQYPFRYDSLLARELVPYCEIGERGARLAAFLADVSRRRRRTVEFLVAVNQQLHRAVDYSIRLDPGVQTCEQTLERRIGSCRDSAWLLVQVLRHLGLAARFVSGYLIQLAPDQKSLDGPSGPEQDFTDLHAWTEVYVPGAGWIGLDPTSGLFAGEGHIPLACTPDPVSAAPITGAIDECEVEFHHRNVVRRVHEDPRVTRPYADAQWAEIGALGRAVDAELAALDVRLTLGGEPTFVSIDDMDGAEWNTEALGVAKRERAGVLLRGLREAFAPGGLLHFGEGKWYPAEPLPRWALGCHWRTDGRPLWHDATLVADEARDYGVDAGAAQRFGRRLAERLGVGAGGLVPAFEDWAHYLWREASRPIDLDVLAIPWAPQFRDDCSVALARGLDQAVGWVLPLAWDAVHGTWASGRLPPGPIHLAPGSSAMGLRLPVSHFPGAAEVEHEEPVAGAPVPGAGSAPLPPGDARRRRRSWIGVPPTALCLEPRGGRLYAFMPPLDALDTYAALLAAIEATAAELGMPVLVEGYEPPRSPALRTIKVTPDPGVIEVNVHPATTWDELERDTVLLYATARASRLGTEKFMLDGRHTGTGGGNHVTLGGATPADSPFLRRPDLLRSLITYWQHHPALSYLFSGLFIGPTSQAPRVDEGGSACLDELERSLAEIERAGTPWVVDRALRSFLADPTGNTHRTEFSIDKLWSADGPSGRQGLVELRAFEMPPHARMSLAQMLLLRTLVARFWKEPYRHPLVRWGTALHDRFLLPHYVWADMTSVVDELAGAGYPFRSEWFAPFFEFRFPLYGRAAYEGVELELRMALEPWPVLGEETAAQRQARAVDSAIERLQVSCRGFDPERFLLACNGRRVPLRATGPAGEYVAGLRYKAWPSPFGLHPTVPVHAPLVIDLVDRRLGRAVGGCVYHVTHPGGLAYEAFPVNAYEAETRRISRFWAWGHTPGAFSPPAWAERLDAHVARGSRATTWEPAPERPDPEHPCTLDLRRLPPS; this is encoded by the coding sequence GTGGCGATCCACGTCGGCATCGAGCACACGACCGGCTACCGGTACGATCGGCCGGTCGCGCACGGGCCGCACCTCGTCCGGCTGCGCCCCGCGCCGCACACCCGCACGCCCGTGCACGACTACCGCCTCACGATCGGCGGCGGGCCGCACCGCGTCTACTGGCAGGAGGATCCGTTCGGGAACCTGCTCGCGCGCGTCGTCTTCCCGGAGCCGATGCGCACGCTCACCGTGACCGTCGATCTCGTCGCGGAGATGACGATCATCAATCCGTTCGACTTCTTCGTGGAGGCGTACGCCGAGCAGTACCCGTTTCGCTACGACAGCCTGCTCGCGCGCGAGCTCGTTCCCTACTGCGAGATCGGCGAGCGCGGGGCGCGCCTCGCGGCGTTCCTCGCCGACGTGTCGCGGCGGCGCCGGCGGACGGTCGAGTTCCTGGTCGCCGTGAACCAGCAGCTCCACCGCGCAGTCGACTATTCGATCCGCCTCGACCCCGGGGTGCAGACCTGCGAGCAGACGCTCGAGCGACGGATCGGGTCGTGTCGCGACTCGGCGTGGCTGCTGGTGCAGGTCCTGCGCCATCTCGGGCTCGCGGCTCGGTTCGTCTCCGGCTACCTGATCCAGCTGGCGCCGGACCAGAAGTCGCTCGACGGCCCGTCCGGTCCGGAGCAGGACTTCACGGACCTCCACGCGTGGACCGAGGTGTACGTTCCCGGCGCGGGCTGGATCGGGCTCGATCCGACCTCGGGCCTGTTCGCAGGCGAGGGGCACATCCCCCTCGCCTGCACGCCCGATCCCGTGAGCGCGGCGCCCATCACCGGCGCCATCGACGAGTGCGAGGTCGAGTTCCACCACCGCAACGTCGTCCGGCGCGTGCACGAGGATCCGCGCGTGACCAGGCCGTATGCCGACGCGCAGTGGGCCGAGATCGGCGCGCTCGGGCGCGCCGTCGACGCCGAGCTGGCGGCGCTCGACGTGCGTCTCACGCTCGGCGGCGAGCCCACCTTCGTCTCGATCGACGACATGGACGGCGCGGAATGGAACACGGAGGCGCTCGGTGTCGCCAAGCGCGAGCGTGCCGGTGTGCTGCTGCGCGGCCTGCGCGAGGCCTTCGCGCCCGGCGGGCTCCTGCACTTCGGCGAGGGCAAGTGGTATCCGGCCGAGCCCCTGCCCCGCTGGGCGCTCGGCTGTCATTGGCGCACCGACGGGCGTCCGCTCTGGCACGACGCGACGCTCGTCGCCGACGAAGCGCGCGACTACGGCGTCGACGCGGGCGCCGCACAGCGCTTCGGCCGCCGTCTCGCCGAGCGGCTCGGCGTGGGCGCCGGCGGTCTCGTGCCCGCGTTCGAGGACTGGGCGCACTACCTCTGGCGGGAAGCGAGCCGCCCGATCGACCTCGACGTTCTCGCGATCCCGTGGGCGCCGCAGTTCCGCGACGACTGCAGCGTGGCGCTGGCGCGCGGCCTCGACCAGGCGGTCGGCTGGGTCCTGCCGCTCGCGTGGGATGCGGTCCACGGCACATGGGCGTCGGGCCGGCTGCCGCCCGGTCCGATTCACCTGGCGCCGGGCAGCTCGGCGATGGGGCTGCGCCTTCCCGTGTCGCACTTCCCCGGCGCCGCGGAGGTCGAGCACGAGGAGCCGGTCGCCGGCGCGCCGGTGCCGGGGGCCGGCAGCGCGCCGCTGCCGCCCGGAGACGCGAGGCGGCGACGACGAAGCTGGATCGGCGTGCCACCGACTGCCCTCTGTCTCGAGCCACGCGGCGGACGGCTCTACGCCTTCATGCCACCGCTCGATGCGCTCGACACGTACGCGGCGCTCCTCGCCGCGATCGAGGCGACGGCGGCGGAGCTCGGAATGCCCGTCCTCGTCGAGGGCTACGAGCCGCCGCGCTCGCCGGCGCTGCGTACGATCAAGGTGACGCCCGATCCCGGCGTGATCGAGGTGAACGTCCATCCCGCGACGACGTGGGACGAGCTCGAGCGCGACACCGTGCTGCTGTACGCGACCGCGCGCGCGTCGCGCCTCGGCACCGAGAAGTTCATGCTCGACGGCCGCCACACCGGCACGGGAGGCGGGAACCATGTGACGCTCGGCGGCGCCACGCCCGCCGACAGCCCGTTCCTGCGCCGTCCCGATCTCCTGCGCTCGCTCATCACGTACTGGCAGCACCACCCGGCGCTCTCCTACCTCTTCTCGGGTCTCTTCATCGGCCCCACCTCGCAGGCCCCGCGCGTCGACGAGGGCGGGAGCGCATGCCTGGACGAGCTCGAGCGGAGCCTCGCCGAGATCGAGCGCGCGGGGACGCCGTGGGTCGTCGACCGCGCGCTGCGGAGCTTCCTCGCCGATCCGACCGGCAACACGCACCGCACCGAGTTCAGCATCGACAAGCTGTGGTCGGCCGACGGACCGTCGGGTCGCCAGGGCCTCGTCGAGCTGCGCGCCTTCGAGATGCCGCCGCACGCCCGCATGAGCCTCGCGCAGATGCTGCTCCTGCGCACCCTCGTCGCGCGCTTCTGGAAGGAGCCGTACCGGCATCCGCTCGTGCGCTGGGGCACGGCGCTCCACGATCGCTTCCTGCTGCCGCACTACGTGTGGGCCGACATGACGTCGGTCGTGGACGAGCTCGCCGGCGCCGGCTACCCGTTCCGCAGCGAGTGGTTCGCGCCCTTCTTCGAGTTCCGCTTCCCGCTCTACGGCCGCGCCGCCTACGAGGGCGTCGAGCTGGAGCTGCGGATGGCGCTCGAACCCTGGCCCGTGCTCGGCGAGGAGACCGCCGCGCAGCGCCAGGCGCGCGCCGTCGACTCCGCGATCGAGCGCCTCCAGGTATCGTGCCGCGGCTTCGATCCGGAACGCTTCCTCCTGGCGTGCAACGGCCGGCGCGTGCCCCTGCGAGCGACGGGCCCCGCCGGCGAGTACGTCGCGGGGCTGCGCTACAAGGCGTGGCCGTCGCCCTTCGGCCTGCACCCGACCGTGCCCGTGCACGCCCCGCTCGTGATCGACCTGGTCGATCGCCGCCTCGGGCGCGCGGTCGGAGGCTGCGTCTACCACGTGACTCATCCGGGCGGGCTCGCCTACGAGGCGTTCCCCGTGAACGCCTACGAAGCCGAGACGCGGCGAATCTCGCGCTTCTGGGCGTGGGGTCACACGCCGGGCGCGTTCTCGCCGCCGGCGTGGGCCGAGCGCCTGGACGCGCACGTGGCACGCGGGAGTCGCGCCACGACGTGGGAACCGGCGCCCGAGCGTCCCGATCCCGAGCATCCCTGCACCCTCGACCTGCGCAGGCTGCCGCCGTCATGA
- a CDS encoding transglutaminase family protein: protein MTRRIALTHTIEQRFARPVQLSTHWLRLRPAPHARARTTAYSMRVRTEPHFLNWLRDPFENHVARLDLPEPVTQLAIDVALVADLTETNPLDFLVDESATRHPFDYEPQLHKELEPYLRVEDMGAELTAWLAALERTPRYVVERVHDVATKMRERFAGTPPELAWLLTLAYRALGLAARFTSGYRIADDAASVHAWSEVYLPGAGWIGIDPSAGLFTTEAWVPLACAPEPLRAQPLVGFREASDETVRDAITLALLAPDEPSWPWGDDTWAYVRALGAKVDADLGAAGVSLAVGREVAFTSAIEAGSIEWSTGVLGDAKRRAGGALLRALGARLGPGALVQTGYGEWYVGEPSLRWRLTSLWRADGQPLWRDPSLLAQSPASQITVAAAEEAAHALARALGVAPACVMPAYEDSLHRLSRSGSGSGSGTVAPPPLEDLRDPERRRELADRLAEAGTPAGYALPLEHDDTEDRWRSGVWRFRRRRLHLLPGTLPMGFRLPLESLPAHDDASVPRTALCIEVRDGLLHVFLPPLPRVEHYLDLTRAIESAAHAIGVPVALEGYEPAEDPRLRRVVVEPDAGVLRVTLPSTASFEEHAALLDTAYDEAAELGLHAERALANGAREPVGAGAGVVLGGTTPDESPLHRRPEILRALVTCWQRHPSLSYFFATRFVGPGGRAPRPDEGRDDALFELALALERMPRGENALPWIPDRLLRHLLADPAGDLRRAEIRTDALFDPARATRRLGQLVLRSFETPPHARLAALQSLLVMALVARFAHDPRPQDLRRWGPALHDRFLLPSLLWDDLVAVLRDLDEAGYPLQPEWFAPLLAFHFPVVGGVCLGDVALELRLAHEPWPVLAEETTGAGVARFVDSANERLEVRATGLPPSRYALVCNGRRVPLRPTGVQGEWIAGVRYKAWNAPATLHPTTFAVGVLVFDLIDTWSGRAIGGCRFFPARPTLAGPAAQPPVVVERGDGERGRPPRPTPSPLVWQRPRTGSFEPEGSGQGPMTVPPEEMVPGHVLDLTAPA from the coding sequence ATGACCCGCCGGATCGCCCTCACGCACACGATCGAGCAGCGCTTCGCGCGGCCCGTGCAGCTCTCGACGCACTGGCTGCGGCTCCGTCCGGCGCCGCACGCGCGCGCCCGGACGACGGCGTACTCGATGCGCGTCCGCACCGAGCCGCACTTCCTCAACTGGCTCCGCGATCCGTTCGAGAACCACGTCGCGCGGCTCGACCTGCCCGAGCCGGTGACGCAGCTCGCGATCGACGTCGCCCTCGTCGCCGATCTGACCGAGACGAACCCGCTCGACTTCCTCGTCGACGAGAGCGCGACACGGCATCCGTTCGACTACGAGCCGCAGCTCCACAAGGAGCTCGAGCCCTACCTCCGCGTCGAGGACATGGGCGCCGAGCTGACCGCCTGGCTCGCCGCGCTCGAGCGCACGCCACGCTACGTCGTCGAGCGGGTCCACGACGTCGCCACGAAGATGCGCGAGCGCTTCGCCGGGACGCCGCCGGAGCTCGCCTGGCTGCTGACCCTCGCCTACCGTGCGCTCGGCCTCGCGGCGCGCTTCACGAGCGGCTACCGGATCGCGGACGACGCGGCGAGCGTGCACGCGTGGAGCGAGGTCTATCTCCCGGGCGCGGGCTGGATCGGGATCGATCCCAGCGCCGGCCTCTTCACGACCGAGGCCTGGGTCCCGCTCGCCTGCGCGCCCGAGCCGCTGCGGGCGCAGCCGCTGGTCGGGTTTCGCGAAGCCAGCGACGAGACCGTACGTGATGCGATCACCCTCGCCCTCCTCGCGCCGGACGAGCCGTCGTGGCCGTGGGGCGACGACACGTGGGCGTATGTCCGTGCGCTCGGCGCGAAGGTCGACGCCGACCTCGGCGCCGCCGGCGTGTCGCTCGCGGTCGGCCGCGAGGTGGCGTTCACGTCGGCGATCGAGGCGGGGTCGATCGAGTGGAGCACCGGCGTACTGGGCGACGCAAAGCGCCGGGCGGGCGGCGCGCTGCTGCGCGCCCTCGGCGCACGCCTCGGGCCCGGCGCGCTCGTGCAGACGGGGTACGGCGAGTGGTACGTCGGCGAGCCGTCGTTGCGGTGGCGGCTCACGTCGCTGTGGCGCGCCGACGGGCAGCCGCTCTGGCGCGATCCGTCGTTGCTGGCCCAGTCGCCGGCGAGCCAGATCACCGTCGCCGCGGCCGAGGAGGCGGCCCACGCCCTCGCGCGCGCGCTCGGCGTGGCGCCCGCGTGCGTGATGCCCGCCTACGAGGATTCGCTCCATCGTCTATCGCGCAGCGGAAGCGGCAGCGGGAGCGGCACCGTCGCCCCGCCTCCGCTCGAAGACCTGCGCGATCCGGAACGGCGGCGCGAGCTCGCCGATCGGCTCGCAGAAGCGGGCACGCCCGCCGGGTACGCGCTGCCGCTCGAGCACGACGACACCGAAGATCGCTGGCGAAGTGGCGTCTGGCGCTTCCGCCGCCGGCGGCTCCATCTCCTGCCCGGGACGCTGCCGATGGGCTTCCGGCTCCCGCTCGAGAGCCTCCCGGCCCACGACGATGCCTCGGTGCCGCGCACGGCGCTCTGCATCGAGGTGCGCGACGGGCTGCTCCACGTCTTCCTGCCGCCTCTGCCGCGGGTCGAGCACTACCTGGACCTCACGCGCGCGATCGAGAGCGCTGCGCATGCGATCGGCGTCCCGGTCGCGCTCGAGGGCTACGAGCCGGCCGAGGACCCGCGCCTGCGGCGCGTCGTGGTCGAGCCCGACGCCGGCGTGCTGCGCGTGACGCTGCCGTCGACCGCGAGCTTCGAGGAGCACGCGGCGCTGCTGGACACCGCGTACGACGAGGCCGCGGAGCTGGGCCTCCATGCCGAGCGCGCGCTCGCGAACGGCGCCCGCGAGCCGGTCGGCGCGGGAGCCGGCGTCGTGCTCGGCGGGACGACGCCCGACGAGAGCCCGCTTCATCGCCGCCCGGAGATCCTGCGGGCGCTGGTCACGTGCTGGCAGCGTCATCCGAGCCTCTCCTACTTCTTCGCCACGCGGTTCGTAGGTCCCGGCGGCCGCGCGCCGCGACCCGACGAGGGCCGGGACGATGCGCTCTTCGAGCTCGCGCTCGCCCTCGAACGCATGCCGCGGGGCGAGAACGCGCTGCCCTGGATTCCAGACCGCCTGCTGCGCCACCTGCTCGCCGATCCGGCGGGCGACCTGCGGCGCGCCGAGATCCGCACCGACGCGCTCTTCGATCCTGCGCGCGCGACGCGCCGGCTCGGCCAGTTGGTCCTGCGGAGCTTCGAGACGCCGCCGCACGCGCGCCTGGCCGCGCTGCAGTCGCTGCTCGTGATGGCGCTGGTCGCCCGCTTCGCGCACGATCCGCGCCCGCAAGACCTCCGGCGCTGGGGGCCCGCCCTGCACGACCGGTTCCTGCTCCCGTCGCTACTCTGGGACGACCTGGTGGCGGTGCTGCGCGACCTCGACGAGGCGGGCTATCCGCTGCAGCCCGAGTGGTTCGCGCCGCTGCTCGCCTTCCACTTCCCCGTCGTCGGCGGCGTGTGCCTGGGCGACGTGGCGCTCGAGCTGCGGCTCGCACACGAGCCGTGGCCGGTCCTCGCCGAGGAGACCACGGGCGCCGGCGTCGCGCGCTTCGTCGACTCGGCGAACGAGCGGCTCGAGGTGCGGGCGACCGGGCTGCCGCCGTCGCGGTATGCGCTCGTCTGCAACGGCCGGCGCGTCCCGCTGCGTCCGACCGGCGTGCAGGGCGAGTGGATCGCGGGCGTCCGCTACAAGGCCTGGAATGCGCCCGCGACCCTGCATCCGACGACGTTCGCCGTCGGCGTCCTCGTCTTCGACCTGATCGACACGTGGAGCGGACGCGCGATCGGCGGGTGCCGCTTCTTTCCGGCGCGTCCGACCCTGGCGGGACCGGCGGCGCAGCCGCCGGTCGTCGTCGAGCGCGGGGACGGCGAGCGCGGCCGCCCTCCCCGCCCCACGCCATCCCCGCTGGTCTGGCAGCGCCCGCGCACGGGCAGCTTCGAGCCCGAGGGCAGCGGCCAGGGCCCCATGACCGTGCCGCCCGAGGAGATGGTGCCAGGGCACGTGCTCGATCTCACCGCACCTGCATGA